A single genomic interval of Staphylococcus hyicus harbors:
- a CDS encoding FadR/GntR family transcriptional regulator, with protein sequence MEDMNSRQSLKGKMVENIKNYILDAQLTAGDKLPTERKLAEEYQVSRSVVREALSYLENTGVTESVQGKGTIVKAHDITPLIEGFLFSFQVSRGNLKDLMMLRLTFELAAIDVIERDETSLEAIERILVDNPETFTIDDDKAFHQSILEAVNVPLFKQMSAVVHAYFYQTPIKSSERDNQLSIDDHQAIYEALKAKHYAKAKTLLTKHLLRGAKFYDENCN encoded by the coding sequence ATGGAAGACATGAACAGTCGTCAAAGTTTAAAGGGGAAAATGGTGGAAAATATTAAAAATTATATTTTGGATGCCCAACTTACAGCAGGAGACAAGTTACCCACAGAACGTAAATTAGCCGAAGAATATCAAGTGAGTCGCTCAGTTGTGCGAGAGGCATTAAGTTATTTAGAAAACACAGGAGTAACAGAAAGTGTCCAAGGTAAGGGAACAATTGTAAAAGCACATGATATTACGCCACTTATAGAAGGTTTTTTATTTAGCTTTCAAGTGTCACGAGGAAATTTAAAAGATTTAATGATGCTCCGCTTGACATTTGAACTTGCAGCGATTGATGTTATAGAGCGAGATGAAACCTCTTTAGAAGCGATTGAACGTATCCTTGTAGATAATCCTGAAACGTTTACTATCGATGATGATAAAGCATTTCATCAAAGTATTTTAGAAGCGGTAAATGTACCATTATTTAAACAAATGAGTGCGGTCGTGCATGCGTATTTTTATCAAACACCTATTAAATCTTCAGAGCGAGACAATCAATTAAGTATTGATGACCATCAAGCGATTTATGAAGCTTTAAAAGCCAAACATTATGCTAAAGCGAAAACATTATTAACTAAACATTTATTGCGAGGTGCTAAATTTTATGACGAAAATTGCAATTGA